One region of Ictalurus furcatus strain D&B chromosome 17, Billie_1.0, whole genome shotgun sequence genomic DNA includes:
- the si:ch211-261a10.5 gene encoding potassium channel subfamily K member 12, with protein sequence MERVVTLIAYVLSRCHEQRLWNSRQRTATSHLTTQLSGTASRQQGWKPSVYHVALILLAVCFLVTCAASGLYSAVEGWSYLESMYFCFVTFSTIGFGDMVSGQRERYETSWFYQILNMLVLFLGVCCTYSLLNLIAIMMKAMLNWILGNVLCLNCCSGTGLNKHQPDQLCWSCFMCPKVEESYSPQLQITASCSSQHWSCHVIKLNTGKCRCEGSTLQTVCQSEMHRTDKNVICEHKVSKDNMTENSLHVTSGCQHNSLPELMGGMAMLNNYLQETSLNS encoded by the coding sequence ATGGAACGTGTCGTCACACTTATAGCATATGTACTGAGTAGATGCCATGAGCAAAGACTGTGGAACAGCAGGCAAAGAACTGCTACTTCTCATCTCACCACACAACTAAGTGGCACAGCAAGTAGACAGCAGGGTTGGAAGCCTTCTGTTTACCACGTAGCACTAATTTTGTTGGCAGTTTGTTTTCTGGTAACATGTGCTGCATCAGGACTCTACTCTGCTGTGGAAGGTTGGAGCTACCTGGAGTCGATGTACTTCTGCTTTGTGACCTTCAGCACTATAGGTTTTGGGGACATGGTGAGCGGGCAGCGAGAGCGCTATGAAACAAGCTGGTTTTACCAGATCCTCAACATGTTGGTCCTCTTTCTTGGTGTCTGCTGTACCTATTCTCTCTTGAACCTCATTGCTATCATGATGAAAGCAATGTTGAACTGGATCCTGGGCAATGTGCTATGTTTGAATTGCTGTTCAGGGACTGGTTTGAACAAACACCAGCCTGATCAGCTCTGCTGGTCTTGCTTCATGTGTCCTAAAGTTGAAGAATCTTATTCTCCACAGCTTCAAATCACCGCCAGCTGTTCTAGCCAACATTGGAGCTGCCATGTGATTAAGCTCAACACAGGGAAATGCAGATGTGAGGGTTCTACATTACAGACTGTGTGCCAGAGTGAGATGCATCGCACAGACAAAAATGTTATCTGTGAGCACAAGGTGTCAAAGGATAACATGACAGAAAATTCACTTCATGTGACCAGTGGCTGTCAGCATAATAGTCTGCCTGAGCTGATGGGTGGCATGGCCATGTTAAATAACTATCTGCAAGAGACAAGCCTTAATAGCTAA